A genomic region of Friedmanniella luteola contains the following coding sequences:
- a CDS encoding glycosyltransferase family 39 protein, translating into MPAPTTVPDALPPLAPAPAPGLLPRAGRRPDDPVVPPATPAPRPGAAAPGGGPRGVRGLLRGPADDPAWARPLLLLLLVGTAALYLVDLSSSGTANSFYAAAVKSGTQSLQAWLFGSLDAGGAITVDKPPVSLWLMVLSARILGFSSFSMLVPQALMGVASVAVLHATVRRWHGPAAGLLAGALLALTPVAALMFRFNNPDALLVLLMSVAALCVVRAVDAPGSRGRAALRWMLLAGAAIGFAFLTKMAQGLLVLPAFGVVYLVASPLRLRARIGHLLAAAGAVVVAAGWFVLLVELWPAGARPYIGGSTNNSLWELAVGYNGLGRILGSAGGAGGGTGGQNTGFGGAAGVLRLFGPAFGTQIAWFLPAALLALVAGLVLRGRAPRTDRVRAGLLLWGGWLLVTAAVFSFMSGTIHPYYSVALAPAVAAVTAIGGVELWRHRDDVLARGALALLVGGTAVWGAVLMHRDAAGWLTGLVWAMAVGGVLGALVLAATPARLRRLAVAGLVVGVLAASLGAASFTVATAASGHTGSIPTAGPATVGGGGFGGGGAGGPGGSADATTTSTALTDLLDATSSRWSAAVVGDQSAAGYILSGRTAVMAIGGWSGSDPAPTLAEFQQHVADGDVTYFLAGGGMGGGRGAGGGSSSATEITAWVAATYASTTVDGVTVYDLTAPA; encoded by the coding sequence ATGCCCGCTCCGACCACCGTCCCCGACGCCCTCCCGCCGCTCGCGCCGGCCCCGGCACCCGGCCTGCTCCCCCGCGCCGGCCGTCGCCCCGACGACCCGGTCGTGCCGCCGGCGACCCCGGCGCCCCGGCCCGGGGCCGCCGCTCCCGGTGGGGGCCCGCGCGGCGTGCGCGGCCTCCTCCGCGGACCGGCCGACGACCCGGCCTGGGCCCGGCCGCTGCTGCTCCTGCTGCTGGTCGGCACGGCCGCGCTGTACCTGGTCGACCTCTCGTCCTCGGGCACCGCGAACAGCTTCTACGCCGCGGCGGTGAAGTCGGGCACGCAGTCCCTGCAGGCGTGGCTGTTCGGCTCCCTCGACGCGGGCGGCGCCATCACCGTCGACAAGCCGCCGGTCTCGCTGTGGCTGATGGTGCTCTCGGCCCGGATCCTCGGGTTCTCCTCCTTCTCCATGCTGGTGCCCCAGGCCCTGATGGGCGTCGCCTCGGTGGCGGTGCTGCACGCGACCGTCCGGCGCTGGCACGGCCCGGCCGCAGGTCTGCTCGCCGGTGCCCTGCTGGCCCTGACGCCGGTGGCGGCGCTGATGTTCCGGTTCAACAACCCGGACGCGCTGCTGGTGCTGCTGATGAGCGTCGCCGCGCTCTGCGTCGTCCGCGCCGTCGACGCGCCGGGGTCCCGCGGCCGGGCCGCGCTGCGCTGGATGCTGCTGGCCGGTGCCGCGATCGGCTTCGCCTTCCTCACCAAGATGGCCCAGGGCCTGCTCGTGCTGCCGGCGTTCGGCGTCGTCTACCTGGTGGCCTCACCCCTGCGGCTGCGCGCCCGGATCGGCCACCTGCTGGCCGCCGCCGGAGCCGTGGTCGTCGCCGCGGGCTGGTTCGTCCTCCTGGTGGAGCTCTGGCCGGCGGGCGCCCGCCCCTACATCGGCGGTTCCACCAACAACTCCCTCTGGGAGCTCGCGGTCGGCTACAACGGCCTCGGGCGCATCCTCGGCTCCGCGGGCGGCGCGGGTGGCGGGACGGGCGGCCAGAACACCGGCTTCGGCGGCGCGGCCGGCGTGCTGCGGCTGTTCGGTCCGGCCTTCGGCACGCAGATCGCCTGGTTCCTGCCGGCGGCCCTGCTGGCCCTGGTCGCCGGTCTGGTCCTGCGCGGCCGGGCCCCGCGGACCGACCGGGTCCGGGCCGGCCTGCTGCTGTGGGGGGGCTGGCTCCTGGTCACCGCCGCCGTCTTCTCCTTCATGTCCGGGACGATCCACCCCTACTACTCGGTGGCGCTCGCCCCCGCGGTCGCCGCCGTGACGGCCATCGGCGGTGTCGAGCTGTGGCGGCACCGCGACGACGTCCTCGCCCGCGGAGCGCTGGCGCTGCTGGTGGGCGGCACCGCCGTCTGGGGGGCCGTCCTGATGCACCGCGACGCCGCGGGCTGGCTGACCGGCCTCGTCTGGGCGATGGCCGTCGGCGGCGTGCTCGGCGCCCTCGTGCTGGCGGCCACCCCGGCGCGGCTGCGCCGGCTCGCCGTCGCCGGGCTCGTCGTCGGGGTCCTCGCGGCCTCGCTGGGCGCGGCCTCCTTCACCGTCGCCACCGCGGCGTCCGGGCACACCGGCTCGATCCCGACGGCGGGACCGGCGACGGTCGGCGGCGGCGGGTTCGGCGGCGGCGGGGCGGGCGGTCCGGGCGGGTCAGCCGACGCGACCACCACCAGCACGGCGCTGACCGACCTGCTCGACGCGACCTCCAGCCGCTGGTCGGCCGCGGTGGTCGGCGACCAGAGCGCCGCCGGCTACATCCTGTCGGGCCGCACGGCCGTGATGGCCATCGGCGGCTGGAGCGGCTCGGACCCGGCCCCGACGCTCGCCGAGTTCCAGCAGCACGTCGCCGACGGCGACGTCACCTACTTCCTCGCCGGTGGCGGGATGGGGGGCGGCCGCGGGGCGGGCGGCGGCAGCTCGTCGGCCACCGAGATCACCGCCTGGGTGGCGGCGACCTACGCCTCCACCACCGTCGACGGGGTCACCGTCTACGACCTGACCGCACCCGCGTGA
- a CDS encoding sugar ABC transporter ATP-binding protein has protein sequence MVAVEREDEQAGAPAGELAFKAVGVKKHYPGVKALDGVDLEGYRGEVLAICGANGAGKSTFAKLLAGVETPTEGEIKVTGFDHPVRNAAEAEQAGVLMMHQEPLIIDDFTVGENVWLYKLRSGKDIRPWAQKVDTNSQETREVLRDVGLGHLRTNQLAGDLGPGQRQMLSLSRAAVTHHKIMILDETTASTSEEHFKDILDLVAREKAAGTSIIFVSHRLNEVFAMCDRIAVLRNGKLIEVLRTADTDQDEITTLMIGQALKALDRPDAVDVVDAEPVVAVRNLWGGTAKGVSFDVNPGEIVGLYGLVGSGRSSVARTITGQKRAVEGTITVRGQEVVLDSPGTALKKGIAYLTEDRRLEGFVKDFDNGENMSLVVLPKMARGGVVDGKREKSRIRELIKEFQVKGGPKTYTSSLSGGNQQKVVVAKWLEADPDFVVLDEPTKGIDVGARANIYQIIHRVAARGKGVLVVSSEAEELLSLCHRILVMRNGKIVGEFNPDDEGTDTDALIRTALHSDEAEQ, from the coding sequence GTGGTAGCGGTAGAGCGTGAGGACGAGCAGGCCGGGGCACCCGCGGGCGAGCTGGCCTTCAAGGCCGTGGGGGTCAAGAAGCACTACCCGGGGGTGAAGGCCCTCGACGGGGTGGACCTGGAGGGCTACCGGGGCGAGGTGCTCGCGATCTGCGGCGCCAACGGCGCCGGCAAGTCGACCTTCGCCAAGCTGCTGGCCGGGGTGGAGACCCCGACCGAGGGCGAGATCAAGGTCACGGGGTTCGACCACCCGGTGCGCAACGCCGCCGAGGCCGAGCAGGCCGGTGTGCTGATGATGCACCAGGAGCCGTTGATCATCGACGACTTCACCGTCGGGGAGAACGTCTGGCTGTACAAGCTGCGCAGCGGCAAGGACATCCGGCCCTGGGCGCAGAAGGTCGACACCAACAGCCAGGAGACCCGTGAGGTGCTCCGTGACGTCGGCCTCGGCCACCTGCGCACCAACCAGCTGGCCGGCGACCTCGGCCCGGGTCAGCGGCAGATGCTGTCCCTCAGCCGGGCGGCGGTCACCCACCACAAGATCATGATCTTGGACGAGACGACCGCGTCGACCAGCGAGGAGCACTTCAAGGACATCCTCGACCTCGTCGCCCGCGAGAAGGCGGCGGGGACGTCGATCATCTTCGTCTCGCACCGGCTCAACGAGGTGTTCGCCATGTGCGACCGCATCGCGGTGCTGCGCAACGGCAAGCTGATCGAGGTCCTCCGGACCGCCGACACCGACCAGGACGAGATCACCACCCTGATGATCGGGCAGGCCCTGAAGGCGCTGGACCGGCCGGACGCGGTGGACGTGGTCGACGCCGAGCCCGTGGTCGCGGTGCGCAACCTGTGGGGTGGCACGGCCAAGGGCGTCTCCTTCGACGTCAACCCGGGCGAGATCGTCGGCCTCTACGGCCTGGTCGGCAGCGGCCGGTCGTCCGTGGCGCGCACCATCACCGGGCAGAAGCGGGCGGTCGAGGGCACCATCACGGTCCGCGGACAGGAGGTGGTGCTCGACTCGCCCGGCACGGCTCTCAAGAAGGGCATCGCCTACCTGACGGAGGACCGCCGGCTCGAGGGCTTCGTCAAGGACTTCGACAACGGCGAGAACATGAGCCTGGTCGTGCTCCCCAAGATGGCCAGGGGCGGCGTGGTGGACGGCAAGCGGGAGAAGTCCAGGATCCGCGAGCTGATCAAGGAGTTCCAGGTCAAGGGCGGCCCGAAGACCTACACGAGCTCGCTCAGCGGTGGCAACCAGCAGAAGGTCGTCGTGGCCAAGTGGCTGGAGGCCGACCCGGACTTCGTCGTCCTCGACGAGCCGACCAAGGGCATCGACGTGGGCGCCCGGGCGAACATCTACCAGATCATCCACCGGGTCGCCGCCCGCGGGAAGGGCGTGCTGGTGGTCTCCAGCGAGGCCGAGGAGCTGCTCTCCCTGTGCCACCGGATCCTCGTCATGCGCAACGGCAAGATCGTCGGTGAGTTCAACCCCGACGACGAGGGCACCGACACCGACGCCCTGATCCGGACAGCCCTGCACAGCGACGAGGCCGAGCAGTGA
- a CDS encoding MarR family winged helix-turn-helix transcriptional regulator encodes MQPDRQSTGAGAAVTTATDDDDLLELERQVCFALAVASRSVIGIYRPVLEPLRLTHPQYLVMLALWQHAPLRVSELGRLLALEPATLSPLLKRLESVGYLERRRDQGDERALRLTLTPAGAALRARALEVPRTVMRRLQLDLAGAERLHAVLTDVIDRARQAGAEGAVPASGPGGLPLD; translated from the coding sequence GTGCAGCCCGACCGACAGTCGACGGGCGCCGGGGCCGCCGTGACCACGGCCACGGACGACGACGACCTGCTGGAGCTCGAGCGCCAGGTCTGCTTCGCCCTCGCGGTGGCGTCGCGCAGCGTCATCGGCATCTACCGGCCCGTGCTGGAGCCGCTGAGGCTCACGCACCCGCAGTACCTCGTGATGCTCGCGTTGTGGCAGCACGCCCCGCTCCGGGTGTCCGAGCTGGGCCGGCTGCTCGCGCTGGAGCCGGCGACGCTCTCCCCGCTGCTCAAGCGCCTGGAGTCGGTCGGCTACCTGGAGCGTCGCCGCGACCAGGGCGACGAGCGCGCGCTCCGGCTGACCCTGACGCCGGCGGGCGCCGCCCTGCGCGCCCGGGCGCTCGAGGTGCCGCGGACGGTGATGCGGCGCCTGCAGCTGGACCTGGCCGGTGCCGAGCGGCTGCACGCGGTGCTGACCGACGTCATCGACCGGGCCCGGCAGGCGGGTGCCGAGGGCGCGGTGCCCGCCTCGGGCCCGGGGGGCCTGCCGCTAGACTGA
- a CDS encoding TetR/AcrR family transcriptional regulator, with product MTPHEPEEPSRPTGTLGPQPPAGPEKAVTPGGRRPLDRSLILREAVRFIDAHGRERLTMRRLGAELGVEAMALYRYVPGRDQLLDGVVETVMDELYGLTMESEQPGTWQEFLQQMARGVRAIAIEHPKIFPLVASRPPAAPWLRPPLRSLRWVEAFLQGLRHYGFSGPGSVEVYRAFSTFLLGHLLLESSTYAAEPELDVTRDVEFVETNDLAAYPLLMELSPQLSLDTFDGEFEGSLEELINRMAVGPR from the coding sequence ATGACACCGCACGAGCCGGAGGAGCCGAGCCGGCCCACCGGCACGCTCGGGCCCCAGCCCCCCGCCGGGCCCGAGAAGGCCGTGACCCCGGGTGGCCGCCGCCCCCTGGACCGGTCGCTGATCCTGCGCGAGGCGGTCCGTTTCATCGACGCGCACGGCCGGGAACGGCTGACGATGCGTCGGCTCGGCGCGGAGCTCGGCGTCGAGGCCATGGCGCTCTACCGCTACGTGCCCGGCCGCGACCAGCTGCTCGACGGGGTCGTGGAGACGGTGATGGACGAGCTGTACGGGCTGACGATGGAGTCGGAGCAGCCCGGCACCTGGCAGGAGTTCCTGCAGCAGATGGCCCGCGGCGTCCGGGCGATCGCCATCGAGCACCCGAAGATCTTCCCGCTGGTGGCCAGCCGGCCGCCGGCCGCACCCTGGCTCCGTCCACCGCTCCGCAGCCTCCGCTGGGTCGAGGCCTTCCTGCAGGGGCTCCGGCACTACGGGTTCAGCGGCCCGGGCAGCGTCGAGGTCTACCGGGCGTTCTCGACCTTCCTGCTGGGCCACCTGCTGCTGGAGTCCTCGACCTACGCCGCGGAGCCGGAGCTGGACGTGACGCGCGACGTCGAGTTCGTGGAGACCAACGACCTGGCCGCCTACCCGCTGCTCATGGAGCTCTCGCCGCAGCTCTCCCTCGACACCTTCGACGGCGAGTTCGAGGGCTCGCTGGAGGAGCTGATCAACCGGATGGCGGTCGGCCCGCGGTGA
- a CDS encoding DUF6328 family protein has product MSDGSSASDPAGSDDAGDGRHETPEERLDRNWVDILQELRVTQTGTQVLTGFLLAIAFQPAFADLERYQQRIYLVVVVVAVLTVALGLAPVSLHRALFRQRVKQLVVRLGHVILRLVLLGVGLVLVGTVLLVFDVVAGLRPALVAAGVTAAVVAGIGVLPALVLRVRPTGSRRRRV; this is encoded by the coding sequence GTGAGTGACGGCAGCAGCGCGTCGGACCCGGCGGGGTCCGACGACGCGGGCGACGGCCGGCACGAGACGCCGGAGGAGCGGCTGGACCGGAACTGGGTCGACATCCTGCAGGAGCTGCGGGTCACCCAGACCGGGACGCAGGTGCTGACCGGCTTCCTGCTGGCCATCGCCTTCCAGCCGGCCTTCGCCGACCTCGAGCGCTACCAGCAGCGGATCTACCTGGTGGTGGTCGTGGTGGCGGTGCTGACCGTCGCGCTGGGGCTCGCACCCGTCAGCCTGCACCGGGCGCTGTTCCGCCAGCGGGTCAAGCAGCTGGTGGTGCGGCTCGGCCACGTCATCCTCCGCCTGGTGCTGCTCGGCGTCGGCCTGGTGCTGGTCGGCACCGTGCTGCTGGTCTTCGACGTGGTGGCCGGGCTGCGGCCCGCGCTGGTCGCCGCCGGCGTCACCGCGGCGGTGGTCGCCGGCATCGGCGTGCTGCCGGCCCTGGTGCTCCGGGTGCGGCCCACCGGGTCGCGCCGCCGGCGGGTCTGA
- a CDS encoding aminotransferase class I/II-fold pyridoxal phosphate-dependent enzyme: MLDDAGPDPFDRLTLGALRARQSLKWRAHPPDVLPLWVAEMDALPAPAVRAALDLALDRGDTGYPWGQGYAEAYADAAAAAWGWRPDPAATSLVADVMTGVVEVLALVTGPGDAVVLVPPVYPPFAGFVRHGGRRVVEAPLGADGRLDLDALEQACAAATAGGRRAALLLASPHNPTGTVHTAAELADVTVLAERHRVRVVVDEIHAPLTYAGGTGFTPYLSVPGAERGFVVFSASKAWNLAGLKAALAVAGPAAAGDLAGMPDVVGHGASQLGVLAHTAALRAGQAWLAEHLAALDRRRRLLAGLLADQLPDVAHVTPDATYLAWLDCRALDLPGEPADFFLEHARVALSPGADFGSGGAGHVRLNFATSTAVLTEAVGRMAAAVTRVRSGRRR, from the coding sequence GTGCTCGACGACGCCGGACCCGACCCGTTCGACCGCCTGACCCTGGGCGCGCTGCGGGCGCGGCAGAGCCTGAAGTGGCGGGCCCACCCCCCCGACGTCCTGCCGCTCTGGGTGGCCGAGATGGACGCCCTGCCTGCCCCGGCCGTCCGGGCCGCGCTCGACCTGGCCCTCGACCGCGGGGACACCGGCTACCCGTGGGGCCAGGGCTACGCGGAGGCCTACGCCGACGCCGCCGCCGCGGCCTGGGGCTGGCGTCCTGACCCGGCCGCCACCTCGCTGGTGGCCGACGTGATGACCGGTGTCGTCGAGGTGCTGGCGCTGGTCACCGGCCCCGGCGACGCCGTGGTGCTGGTGCCCCCGGTCTACCCGCCCTTCGCCGGGTTCGTCCGGCACGGCGGGCGCCGCGTGGTGGAGGCGCCGCTCGGGGCCGACGGGCGGCTGGACCTGGACGCTCTCGAGCAGGCCTGTGCCGCGGCGACCGCGGGCGGCCGGCGCGCCGCCCTGCTGCTGGCCAGCCCGCACAACCCCACCGGCACCGTGCACACCGCTGCCGAGCTGGCGGACGTCACCGTCCTGGCCGAGCGGCACCGGGTCCGGGTGGTCGTCGACGAGATCCACGCGCCGCTCACCTACGCCGGCGGGACCGGGTTCACCCCCTACCTGAGCGTGCCGGGCGCCGAGCGGGGGTTCGTCGTGTTCTCGGCGTCGAAGGCCTGGAACCTGGCCGGTCTCAAGGCGGCGCTCGCCGTGGCCGGGCCGGCGGCCGCCGGGGACCTCGCCGGGATGCCCGACGTGGTCGGCCACGGCGCCAGCCAGCTGGGGGTGCTGGCGCACACGGCGGCGCTCCGGGCGGGCCAGGCGTGGCTCGCCGAGCACCTCGCCGCCCTGGACCGGCGTCGCCGGCTGCTGGCCGGCCTGCTCGCCGACCAGCTGCCGGACGTCGCCCACGTGACGCCGGACGCCACCTACCTGGCCTGGCTGGACTGCCGCGCGCTCGACCTGCCGGGCGAACCGGCCGACTTCTTCCTCGAGCACGCCCGGGTGGCGCTCAGCCCCGGCGCCGACTTCGGGTCGGGCGGCGCCGGCCACGTGCGGCTGAACTTCGCCACCTCGACCGCGGTGCTCACGGAGGCGGTCGGGCGGATGGCCGCCGCGGTCACGCGGGTGCGGTCAGGTCGTAGACGGTGA
- a CDS encoding DUF72 domain-containing protein gives MGEVRVGTSGWSYDHWEHVLYPPGLPDRDRLPAYLDVFGAGPPHGAVELNASFYRWPRPATWASWRRRLPPGFRLSAKAPRGLTHGKRLYAPEAWVERICAGWHELGERRGTLLLQLPADHARDDARLAYVLDRFPPWVGLAVELRHPSWVDDAVFGLLAERGVSSCVMSGAGLPCVLRATAHLVYVRLHGPDRHHLYAGGYPEADLRWWADRVGEWRAAGHAVHAFFNNDGDGHAVRDARRLAELCG, from the coding sequence GTGGGGGAGGTCCGGGTCGGCACCTCGGGCTGGAGCTACGACCACTGGGAGCACGTGCTCTACCCGCCGGGGCTGCCCGACCGGGACCGCCTCCCGGCCTACCTCGACGTCTTCGGGGCGGGTCCGCCGCACGGCGCGGTGGAGCTGAACGCCAGCTTCTACCGGTGGCCGCGCCCCGCGACCTGGGCCTCCTGGCGGCGGCGGCTGCCGCCCGGCTTCCGGCTCAGCGCCAAGGCGCCGCGCGGGCTGACGCACGGCAAGCGCCTCTACGCCCCCGAGGCCTGGGTGGAGCGGATCTGCGCCGGCTGGCACGAGCTGGGCGAGCGGCGCGGCACCCTGCTCCTCCAGCTGCCCGCCGACCACGCCCGCGACGACGCACGGCTGGCCTACGTCCTGGACCGGTTCCCGCCCTGGGTCGGGTTGGCGGTGGAGCTGCGGCACCCGAGCTGGGTGGACGACGCCGTCTTCGGCCTGCTGGCCGAGCGGGGGGTGTCGTCCTGCGTGATGAGCGGCGCCGGCCTGCCCTGCGTGCTCCGCGCCACCGCGCACCTGGTCTACGTGCGTCTGCACGGACCCGACCGGCACCACCTCTACGCGGGCGGCTACCCCGAGGCCGACCTCCGCTGGTGGGCCGACCGGGTGGGGGAGTGGCGGGCCGCGGGGCACGCGGTGCACGCCTTCTTCAACAACGACGGCGACGGTCACGCCGTCCGGGACGCCCGGCGGCTGGCCGAGCTCTGCGGCTGA
- a CDS encoding CsbD family protein, with protein sequence MSGLGDKIKGKAEELKGEAKAKAGDATDNPDLQAEGHGDKAAGNAQQAVGEVKDAFKH encoded by the coding sequence ATGAGCGGACTGGGCGACAAGATCAAGGGCAAGGCCGAGGAGCTCAAGGGCGAGGCCAAGGCCAAGGCCGGCGACGCGACCGACAACCCGGACCTGCAGGCCGAGGGCCACGGCGACAAGGCCGCGGGCAACGCGCAGCAGGCCGTCGGCGAGGTCAAGGACGCGTTCAAGCACTGA